The genomic window TTGCTTGAACACAcacctttccaggactgttttaaATGAAATCACAATCGTTCATTTCTTTAGATGGAGCCAATACATATTCTAAGGAAATTCTAAGGAAATGGAATCTTCCTTAGAATGGGTGATGCATAATGCTTGCTCCCATCTTTAATCTTATTACCAATATAAAACTAGCACAGAACATTTGCCCCACATTTGTTGAAAATCCTTCAGTTGTATACAGAATTAGCTAAACATTTTTCTAGCCTGCTGTGTAAGCAGCTATATATCTACTATCAACCTAGAGTATtccaggttatttatttatttgtttgtttactaaaTACAGCCTAATATCAAAACTCCTTCTCAAGTACAATGGTTTAAGTCTTCCTATATTCAAATCCCTTTGAGTTAATTTGTAGGAGATAGCAATATAGTGTGTTTGGATGGAAGTTCTATGGAATGTTAACAACCTCTTTCCACCCAAAAACACGCAAACCCTAGTCCTAAAGTTCAAAGGGATTGTCAGAAATACGAGTTTAAAATTGTCCTTTTTAGACCCAGAACTCTTACATGCTAGCGTGCTTCTAGACCCTCATTTATAATTTAGTGACACCAGAATTCTCCCTGCCAACTTTTACAAGCATTCAATTGCTCATGAAGAAATATAATCGTCATTACCCCCCCTACTTTGAGACATGCCCCCCCATGGTGCAGCTTGTGACATAGTTAATCAAATTAATTCTGTGAACTGTATGAATTCTGCAAATGGCAGATGTGCAAAGAATTGTGACCAACCTGAAAAAAACTTAGCTGCAACAAGTTAGCACAAATTCTGATGCAAGCAAAGCTGAATTATTCATAAAATTAATATAAACTAAGCAAAGAGTGGGCCTCTTATTTTTACATCATTATTTTTATGCTATTTTGCATATTTCTTTTCAGCTTTAGCtagtgggaagggggaggcgaAGCAAGACACCAGTGTCCTGCCTTTTACCACTGGAAACCTTATTCACCAACTTCTCTGGTTTTTGATATTCCATTAGCCACTGTCCATAcaccagtattttttttaatacccaatAAGGACTggaaaactgctttaaaaatgcagcaaagaaagagagaaagctgaGGTTCTAAGGAAGCTGATTCTGCGGCATACACTCAGACCTGGATATGCACCTTATATAACACTGTATTCACTGTATATGTTGGAATTCAGGGCACAAAAAGTACACTCACTGTAATGAGTGCTTCTGTACTCCTTTTTGGAAgagattaaatttttaaaaagcataatggCAACTTAGAACTGCCACAAAGTGCTCCCTGACTAGCAGTCAAACACTGCAACCCCAgtgaaatcaatgggatgaaacaCAAGTAACTGTGCATAGAACTGCACTGGGTCTCAACAGACTGCCATGCACCAGGGCAAAAAGCAAAGTGcgatttgaaaaagaaaaagaaaggagagtCTGTTTTTCTTGTCTGATAACTTCAGCTATGTGCTGCCTGATCCAGAATACCCTGGAATTTAATAACAAAAATGGCTCATTCCCCTTCTCCCACAGGCAATTGTACCGTTAGTTTCCCGAATTATTTCACTCGTCAACTTTCTCACCTTGACTGCAGCAGACACCGCGGAGCCATTCCCGTACTGGACGTGCTTACGGAGATGGTTACAAATGGCTCGAAGAGTTGGATGAACTTCCACACAAAATTTACATTTGTATCCCACAACCTTTCTCTCTTTCagctttgaaacttcttccaaATTACCAAAAGGCTGAAAGGCAACACAATATATGAAACttacatttccccccagaaaagTCTAATACTGTTTTAAATAACTGGGCTGCAAGACCACAGTGTAAAATAAAATGAGCAATTATATTTGTGGTACAATGTATAGTTCTATGGTGGCATACATATAGCTTTTGTTTCAAGACCCCAGAATGAGTACATCATGCAATCTTAACGTTTACTCAATAGTAAGTCCTTTTGTATTCAcagaggcttactcccaggtaaatATGTACAGGACTGCAACCATGTAGTGCTTCAATGGGCTCAGAAGCATATAGTTCTGCTTGGGACTAGCTTAAGAGATGTTGAATCTTGTGAATCACGTAGAAAATCCCAATTCAAGTTTGCATACTTCTATTAGTTACATGGAATTAAGTCATGGAACACATCAGCTGACATTTCCTGGAACATGTTTGTGCTACAACCAGGTCAACTTCTACAGCTTTCTGGGGGCAAATCTGAGAATTGCATGTGTGTGTCTGTACATGCAAGCATATGTATACCGCATGCTCTACGGAAGGGGAATTCTCAGTACCTTCACCAAATTTACTTTTCCAGGGTTTCTTACTCCATAAAAGAACTGTTATTCATGCAGAAGGGAACTGATTTTCAACTAAGGGAAATATATGTAAAAAGTCTGAGATCAAGATCTCTGTAAAACTGGGTTCTTTGCATGAGTGATTCAAGGATTTTATCACAAACATGTAGTAATACAGATGACATGTAGTGTACTggattttccttcctttctttcagaACCATGGTTCAAAATAGTTCCAAAATGAAGCTTGCTGGCGTATGTCCAAGGCAGACTGAGACCTGTTCCCTAGGCAGTCAGTCTACTCCTGGACATTCTATTTGGGACTTGTGGCTAGGAAGTCAAATTTTCCCCATCTTGACCTCCATGACCCTTTTTATGCATCTCTTCACTCCCATCATTCCTCACCTTTAATACCATTCTGCAAAACAGATTCTCAAATTTAATCCCAATGGTAGGCGAACCAGTCTGAGGATCATCAGACTCCAACAGAGATCCCATTTAAGAATTGCACTCTCAGCAAACCAAATCTGGGATTAAATTCAGTTGCTGTGGATTCACTAAGATGCATTTACAGGGTCCCCGCTATTCTCTTTGACCAACATGGTGGCAGCCTCCGAACACAAAGCACAAAAGGTGGTTAAAAACCAATTAGTTGATCACATGCAGTTCAATTTTAAATGGCGGCTCCTACCGAGCTGTTGTTCCAGAATGAAATCGGTAAAACAAGGAAATATTCGGTCTGTAGTTCACCAGGAACATGATCTCAATCTATTGACTTCAAGAAATTTGAAATGGGTTGTATATGATTTATGTGATGAGGGGAGGTGGcatggtacagcctgatctcGTGAGAATTTAGAAGTTAAGCAAAGTCAGTACTTGCataggagatcaccaaggaagactctgcagaggaaggcaacggcaaaccacctctgcttctcacttgccttgaaacccccttgcTGGGGATGCCATAATTGCaaattgacagcactttacacatgcATACATGTGATTATCATGCTGCCATGTCTTCTCAATGACACTGCTAACAAGATTCTTCTAGCCATGTCAATATTTGGGAACTGGGAAAGGAACCACTAAAGATAAGAAAAAGCACTCATTTTCTCATGCTAGACAGGGAATAGAATTTGGTGCCAAAGAGAAATTAGCTTTGgaattaggaaggggaggaggcgggACGGGGGTGGGGAGAACATGCCAGGAGTCTGCAGAACGGTGGAAGAAATGAAAAGAAGGGAGTGTAATCAAGCTGCAATGTTTAATTGACTTAGGGCATACTGGCACACTAAGTGGTTGGTGAGCCTGTGGCTACTCAGCTGCCAAAGGAAATCTACATCTGGACACTAGGGAGGAGAAATCGTCTGGGGGCAGAAGAGGAGCAAGAAcgccaaatataaatatataataataaatataaaataaaatgtgaaaacatctcCTTACCCTCTCTTGTTTGAAATCTACCAATACACCATCTGTATATTTTTGCTTGCTCAGAAGCTGCTTCCTCCTCTCTTGACGTTTGGCACGCTTCTGGAATTCTTCGTTGTGACTGTTCAAGTGCGCCGTCAGTTCTGCCGTGCTGTGGAGCTTGCTGTCACAGTGCTTGCACTGGTAACTGGGGTTCTGGAAGCGGGGGCCGCTTCCCAGTATGGTAAAGTCTCTCTTCAAGTCTTTGCTGTGGTGGTCGGTGTAATGCATGCACAGTAGCTCCGCTGAGCTGAAGGAAAGTTTGAAACACTTGATGCATCGGAAGGGGAGCCATTCCATTTCTGGACCCTCGGCCTCGACTTCAGGTTTCTCAAAGTCATTCCTCTCCTCTGCCGGAGCTTGCTGTTTCTCGTACTCATCAGCATACACGGCTGTAAAATAACCCCCCAGCTTGCTTGCATGTTGTTTCTTAGGGAAGACACCCGGATGCCGTTTCATATAATGGGACACAATTCCTTTTTTGCTGAAAGACTGGAAGGAGCAAAGAGAGCATTTCTTCTTCTCCACTGCCCTTCTCAGCTCCTCACTTAACTGAGGGGAATCTTCTTTGGGGGGCGATGGAATGATCACTTTGTTGGGCTTGTCACTTACGGTCCTCGAGGCTGCTAAGCAATGAGTATAGTAAGCGTCGATGTCATGGCGCTTCTGGTAATGTGCAGCCAAACCTTTGCGAATAGGGTTTGTGTAAGAACACAACGCGCATTTGAAGAGGTTGTTTTTGCCCTCTGGCTGTGCCCGGACATTGTTGTGTTTGATACGGTAGTGCCTCGCTATCCCTTTCCTGGTGGAGCAGAAATACTTACAGAGCTGGCATCGGAACACAGTGTGAGAAACCAAATGGGAACTGGAGAAGTGGGCCGGTGGCACAGAATCCTCTCCGATAACTTCCTCGGGGACAATTTCTGGAGAAGGCTTAATTTCAGTGACTACTTCAGGCTCTATAGAGGCAGGCAGCTTGGGAGGAGATTGTGCAAACACATCGAATTCAGGCTGGTTGTGGTATTTCTCATAATGAATTTTGAGTTTCTCTAAAGTACCATGAGTGTAAGGGCACAATTTACACCTGTAAGCACCATAGCCTTGCTTGAAAATTCTGCTGGTCTCTTCCACATCATTCTGGGTCATGTCAGTAGGCTGTTCCACATCGTGCACAAAATCTTCTGCAGTGACCTTTACCGAAGGGTGTCGTTTCTGGTAGTGTGTAAGAACGCCATGGATGCGTGTATTGATGTATGGGCAATGCCTACATTTGTACACAGCGCCTGGGTTGATGTCTATGTCTTGTGCAAAATCCGCAGCTTTCACTTTCATTCCAGGATGCTTTTTGCCATAATGGGTTAGAAGGCCATGCAAATTATTGTACTCTGACTGGCACACTGTGCACTGGTAGGGTGTTGAAGATATTGCAGGGTTTGCAGAGGTGAGCTGGATAGCTTTGTCTTGGGGAAGGTTTGTATCCTCTGCGTATTCTGTATCTTGATCTGCCTGAGGTGCTGGTGCTGCTATCCGGTCCTCTGAATTTATTCGGACTCCAGTATCATTGGAAGCTGGGTTGGCTTTCTCCGAAGCATCCTTCTCCTTTATGATATCTAGCAACACTGATTCATCCCCATTCATAGCCCAAGGATGAAAAGCCTGGTAGTGATTAGTAATGTCCCAAATGGAAGATGCTTCAAAAATGCAGTCTCGGCATTTATAGGTTTTCATCTCCAATGGCATCAGTAAGGCTGGGGGTGAAGGATCGGGTCCTGCCCAGAGCTTCGTTGCCATGTAAGTATAGTCAACGTAGTGCTCAGGATGTCGCCTTTGGTAATGTACAAGCAAGCCGCTGGGCTCGGCATGAGAATAGATACACCATTCACAGTGATATCCAGCTTCTATTAGGCCATCCAAAAATGCCCATCGCAAAATAGAAGTGACCGTGGCTTTCAGGCTTGGGTGATCCTTTTTAATATGCTTCCGCAACGCATAGAAATAGGGAGAGGTATAAGAACACTGCCTACATTTGAGAGCTCTCAGCTTAGGCTTTTCTCGTTCAGCATTTGAAGTGTGAAGCTGCAAGCCACCCGGGGAATTTTTCTGGCCACGATCACAAAGGCTTCTGATTGTGGCTGTGTGTTGCCTAATCACATCTGCATTGGCTTTGAAATCACGATGCTTCTTTTGGTAATGTATGAGCACACCTTTCACAGTCCGGTTTCCATAATCACAGTGCTGGCAAAAGAACATCTCATTCTCCGAGGGAGCTACAGTACTCTCAGTGTTGCCTCTGTGAAGCTGTTGCATAGATCCAGGTGGTCTATGAATACCAGGAGGCATCTCCCCAGATCTCATCATGGCTGCAGTGGGAGGTGTTTGCCTAATGTATTTTGCAGTAACTTTTATCTCTGGGTGCCTTTTCTGGTAATGCACCAGCACTCCAACCACTGACCGATTGCTGTATGAGCAGTGTTTGCAGTAGTAAAGCTCGGTCGTAAGGTCTGGAGGTGGCAGTTGGGAAGGCATGTTGGGCATTTTGGGGGAAACAGGTGAACCCAATTCATACGCCATCTGAGCCAGAGCTGAGCCCCTCTCGACAGATACAACACGCATTGTCTTCTGAATCCTGAAATATGAAGCCTTTTCTTCAGGATGCTTTTTCTGGTAATGTACCAAGACAGAATGCATGTTGGGACTTGCAAATGAACAGACGTCACAATCATAAACCACAACGCTATTTACCGAGGACTCCTTCTGACTGTCAGATTCAGGACTGTTACCCTTTGAGGAATTTTTGTTAAAAGAAGTAGGCATGCTAGTCCCACGAGCAACTGGAGTGGAAGTGGCCAGACTTTTGGGAGCAGAATTTAAGATCTCTCTGAGAGTTTGCGACTCTGAGCCTAACCCTTCTTGTTGCTCAACCACATAACTTGAGAATATCATTGCATTGTTAATTTTAACTGTTGGGTGCATTCTTTGGTAATGTGGCATGAGGCTCCTAACATTCGGGCTGGTGTACGAGCAGAAGCGACATCGATAAATCAAATCCGAGTGGTCAAAGTTTAGTACATTCATAGCTTCAGGATGATGCTCACCATAATGCTGCTGTAAGTCTTCAAAGTTTGTATAATCAATGTAACATTCAAGACACCTGTATACTGCACTGTGATCATTGGGATCTAGGATATACCTAAAGCTAAATTTAATGTATGGATGCATCCGTTGGTAATGAGTGCTAACACTCCTGGCAGATTTGTTACTGAAGTCACAGTGTTTACAATAGTAGAGCCTTCCAGAATCACCATAGTCAGAATTGTCATTGTTTTGATCAGATCCGTACATATTCGACTGGCTGCCCAAAACTGATGAATTCAGACCTTGGTCTTTCAAGCCAACTGAAGAACAATAATAGTCTTCCTCATCCTCAGATATAGTTAACTCAATTTCGGCACCATTTGTTGAGTTGTAATCATGCAGGATGCTTCTATAATTCGATTCCTTCTGAGATTCACTCGCATCTCTTCCCCACATTTGTTGGGAAGTGAATGATGCAATTTCCATCAATTGCTCTGCTTGTTCTTCTTCCTTGTCCAGTTCTACCTCTATCTCCACTTCattgtcttcctcttcttcctcatcatCCTCTACATTAATTATTGTGTCTTCTTGTTGCTTGTTTTGATTGATTTTACTTTGCAGATTACTAGCTATCTCATCAATCCTCGTTCTCTTCTTCACTGGTGACAGATCTAGAGGAAAGTCATTGGACATCTTTCTAGAAGATTTAGCTACAAAGTTGTTTTTAGAAGACAGTCCAAGAATTGAGGTCTGGCTTTTCTTCACAGTGCTGGGAGAGGCATGAGTATCAGGCTCACTTTCTTGTGGTGTATTTGATGATGGGCCCTCATATTTTGGCAAATTGTCACAAAAAGAGTGCTTGTGTTGCTGATGAACCCTAAGACCTTTCAAAGTAGTTGTGGAATAATTGCACATGGTACATTTATATGGATGTTGTGAGTTGGACTGTGGagactgttgctgttgttgcatgGAATCCATCATTCCCCCAGACTTCCTGCCATTTATATTGCCCCCTTCATAGGATACTGTGCTTTCATTCAATGAAGAAGCAATGC from Paroedura picta isolate Pp20150507F chromosome 7, Ppicta_v3.0, whole genome shotgun sequence includes these protein-coding regions:
- the ZNF462 gene encoding zinc finger protein 462 isoform X7, which gives rise to MEVLQCDGCDFRAPSYEDLKAHIQDVHTAFLQPTDVSEETPSQSRFSSMNSGDQAEVEYSSVKDEFAITDEMAGQNVSQLGTGNYYSHSQSYYGQHMLSKPANRFFQCKFCVRYFRSKNLLIEHTRKVHGAQAGGASPTGSPGAGSLNYNIMMHEGFGKVFSCQFCTYKSPRRARIIKHQKMYHKNSLKESSAPPAAAAAISESASTSVPVQDSCKELPAEVVERSILESMVKPLTKSRGNFCCEWCSYQTPRRERWCDHMMKKHRSMVKILSSLRQQQDGTSMQDISSKGPPSPTPNSNYIPMNASGREMPNANVSNFRGSMNNSLVRSNSSNSSKFSSVSYPHMKHKAPHNSGIVSMSDRSRYGISDMANSSADMDTNSMLNDSSSDDELNELDSENGLNSMDHQASGLTAEQLMGSEGHKLLETKGIPFRRFMNRFQCPFCPFLTMHRRSISRHIENIHLSGKTAVYKCDECPFTCKSSFKLGAHKQCHTGAASDWDAVNSQTESIASSLNESTVSYEGGNINGRKSGGMMDSMQQQQQSPQSNSQHPYKCTMCNYSTTTLKGLRVHQQHKHSFCDNLPKYEGPSSNTPQESEPDTHASPSTVKKSQTSILGLSSKNNFVAKSSRKMSNDFPLDLSPVKKRTRIDEIASNLQSKINQNKQQEDTIINVEDDEEEEEDNEVEIEVELDKEEEQAEQLMEIASFTSQQMWGRDASESQKESNYRSILHDYNSTNGAEIELTISEDEEDYYCSSVGLKDQGLNSSVLGSQSNMYGSDQNNDNSDYGDSGRLYYCKHCDFSNKSARSVSTHYQRMHPYIKFSFRYILDPNDHSAVYRCLECYIDYTNFEDLQQHYGEHHPEAMNVLNFDHSDLIYRCRFCSYTSPNVRSLMPHYQRMHPTVKINNAMIFSSYVVEQQEGLGSESQTLREILNSAPKSLATSTPVARGTSMPTSFNKNSSKGNSPESDSQKESSVNSVVVYDCDVCSFASPNMHSVLVHYQKKHPEEKASYFRIQKTMRVVSVERGSALAQMAYELGSPVSPKMPNMPSQLPPPDLTTELYYCKHCSYSNRSVVGVLVHYQKRHPEIKVTAKYIRQTPPTAAMMRSGEMPPGIHRPPGSMQQLHRGNTESTVAPSENEMFFCQHCDYGNRTVKGVLIHYQKKHRDFKANADVIRQHTATIRSLCDRGQKNSPGGLQLHTSNAEREKPKLRALKCRQCSYTSPYFYALRKHIKKDHPSLKATVTSILRWAFLDGLIEAGYHCEWCIYSHAEPSGLLVHYQRRHPEHYVDYTYMATKLWAGPDPSPPALLMPLEMKTYKCRDCIFEASSIWDITNHYQAFHPWAMNGDESVLLDIIKEKDASEKANPASNDTGVRINSEDRIAAPAPQADQDTEYAEDTNLPQDKAIQLTSANPAISSTPYQCTVCQSEYNNLHGLLTHYGKKHPGMKVKAADFAQDIDINPGAVYKCRHCPYINTRIHGVLTHYQKRHPSVKVTAEDFVHDVEQPTDMTQNDVEETSRIFKQGYGAYRCKLCPYTHGTLEKLKIHYEKYHNQPEFDVFAQSPPKLPASIEPEVVTEIKPSPEIVPEEVIGEDSVPPAHFSSSHLVSHTVFRCQLCKYFCSTRKGIARHYRIKHNNVRAQPEGKNNLFKCALCSYTNPIRKGLAAHYQKRHDIDAYYTHCLAASRTVSDKPNKVIIPSPPKEDSPQLSEELRRAVEKKKCSLCSFQSFSKKGIVSHYMKRHPGVFPKKQHASKLGGYFTAVYADEYEKQQAPAEERNDFEKPEVEAEGPEMEWLPFRCIKCFKLSFSSAELLCMHYTDHHSKDLKRDFTILGSGPRFQNPSYQCKHCDSKLHSTAELTAHLNSHNEEFQKRAKRQERRKQLLSKQKYTDGVLVDFKQERPFGNLEEVSKLKERKVVGYKCKFCVEVHPTLRAICNHLRKHVQYGNGSAVSAAVKQEAEDPSHAAFLEGIEGAKDPGSVATVELAEADSGPSLEDETRPGGYHCSQCDRVLMSMQGLRSHERSHLALAMFTREDKYSCQYCSFVSAFRHNLDRHMQAHHGHHKPFRCKLCPFKSSYNSRLKTHLLKAHADSSYSEPPDVQQQLNHYQSAALARNNNNISPVPLSGADQKTEVILNCEFCEFSSGYIQSIRRHYRDKHGGKKLFKCKDCSFYTGFKSAFTMHVEAGHSAVPEEGPKDLRCPLCLYHTKYKRNMIDHIVLHREERVVPIEVCRSKLSKYLQGIVFRCDKCTFTCSSDESLQQHIEKHNELRPYKCQLCYYETKHTEELDAHLRDEHKVSRNFELVGRVNLDQLEQMKEKEESSSSDEEEKEEEMSPKEEERESMRFSENGPPEKRFPCEFCGRSFSEGSEWERHVLRHGMALNETKRVIAEDGQPKESAEDDVKVPLAEEMESSTKIVVDFPHKNEPAVCIVAAADKSLQENAEAKSE
- the ZNF462 gene encoding zinc finger protein 462 isoform X2, yielding MEVLQCDGCDFRAPSYEDLKAHIQDVHTAFLQPTDVSEETPSQSRFSSMNSGDQAEVEYSSVKDEFAITDEMAGQNVSQLGTGNYYSHSQSYYGQHMLSKPANRFFQCKFCVRYFRSKNLLIEHTRKVHGAQAGGASPTGSPGAGSLNYNIMMHEGFGKVFSCQFCTYKSPRRARIIKHQKMYHKNSLKESSAPPAAAAAISESASTSVPVQDSCKELPAEVVERSILESMVKPLTKSRGNFCCEWCSYQTPRRERWCDHMMKKHRSMVKILSSLRQQQDGTSMQDISSKGPPSPTPNSNYIPMNASGREMPNANVSNFRGSMNNSLVRSNSSNSSKFSSVSYPHMKHKAPHNSGIVSMSDRSRYGISDMANSSADMDTNSMLNDSSSDDELNELDSENGLNSMDHQASGLTAEQLMGSEGHKLLETKGIPFRRFMNRFQCPFCPFLTMHRRSISRHIENIHLSGKTAVYKCDECPFTCKSSFKLGAHKQCHTGAASDWDAVNSQTESIASSLNESTVSYEGGNINGRKSGGMMDSMQQQQQSPQSNSQHPYKCTMCNYSTTTLKGLRVHQQHKHSFCDNLPKYEGPSSNTPQESEPDTHASPSTVKKSQTSILGLSSKNNFVAKSSRKMSNDFPLDLSPVKKRTRIDEIASNLQSKINQNKQQEDTIINVEDDEEEEEDNEVEIEVELDKEEEQAEQLMEIASFTSQQMWGRDASESQKESNYRSILHDYNSTNGAEIELTISEDEEDYYCSSVGLKDQGLNSSVLGSQSNMYGSDQNNDNSDYGDSGRLYYCKHCDFSNKSARSVSTHYQRMHPYIKFSFRYILDPNDHSAVYRCLECYIDYTNFEDLQQHYGEHHPEAMNVLNFDHSDLIYRCRFCSYTSPNVRSLMPHYQRMHPTVKINNAMIFSSYVVEQQEGLGSESQTLREILNSAPKSLATSTPVARGTSMPTSFNKNSSKGNSPESDSQKESSVNSVVVYDCDVCSFASPNMHSVLVHYQKKHPEEKASYFRIQKTMRVVSVERGSALAQMAYELGSPVSPKMPNMPSQLPPPDLTTELYYCKHCSYSNRSVVGVLVHYQKRHPEIKVTAKYIRQTPPTAAMMRSGEMPPGIHRPPGSMQQLHRGNTESTVAPSENEMFFCQHCDYGNRTVKGVLIHYQKKHRDFKANADVIRQHTATIRSLCDRGQKNSPGGLQLHTSNAEREKPKLRALKCRQCSYTSPYFYALRKHIKKDHPSLKATVTSILRWAFLDGLIEAGYHCEWCIYSHAEPSGLLVHYQRRHPEHYVDYTYMATKLWAGPDPSPPALLMPLEMKTYKCRDCIFEASSIWDITNHYQAFHPWAMNGDESVLLDIIKEKDASEKANPASNDTGVRINSEDRIAAPAPQADQDTEYAEDTNLPQDKAIQLTSANPAISSTPYQCTVCQSEYNNLHGLLTHYGKKHPGMKVKAADFAQDIDINPGAVYKCRHCPYINTRIHGVLTHYQKRHPSVKVTAEDFVHDVEQPTDMTQNDVEETSRIFKQGYGAYRCKLCPYTHGTLEKLKIHYEKYHNQPEFDVFAQSPPKLPASIEPEVVTEIKPSPEIVPEEVIGEDSVPPAHFSSSHLVSHTVFRCQLCKYFCSTRKGIARHYRIKHNNVRAQPEGKNNLFKCALCSYTNPIRKGLAAHYQKRHDIDAYYTHCLAASRTVSDKPNKVIIPSPPKEDSPQLSEELRRAVEKKKCSLCSFQSFSKKGIVSHYMKRHPGVFPKKQHASKLGGYFTAVYADEYEKQQAPAEERNDFEKPEVEAEGPEMEWLPFRCIKCFKLSFSSAELLCMHYTDHHSKDLKRDFTILGSGPRFQNPSYQCKHCDSKLHSTAELTAHLNSHNEEFQKRAKRQERRKQLLSKQKYTDGVLVDFKQERPFGNLEEVSKLKERKVVGYKCKFCVEVHPTLRAICNHLRKHVQYGNGSAVSAAVKEAEDPSHAAFLEGIEGAKDPGSVATVELAEADSGPSLEDETRPGGYHCSQCDRVLMSMQGLRSHERSHLALAMFTREDKYSCQYCSFVSAFRHKVGGEPWPRGASCEEPGCPGASREQQRHPPQPLPAPGAIPDIQDSPTDSKGQGGPALGYSSQHEAGDASQKASTAAARLGMLGGGSLQSLDRHMQAHHGHHKPFRCKLCPFKSSYNSRLKTHLLKAHAGEHAYKCSSCSFSTMTISQLKEHSLKVHGKALTLPRPRIVSLVTSHAQHASKNHTTAEEVEDSNDSSYSEPPDVQQQLNHYQSAALARNNNNISPVPLSGADQKTEVILNCEFCEFSSGYIQSIRRHYRDKHGGKKLFKCKDCSFYTGFKSAFTMHVEAGHSAVPEEGPKDLRCPLCLYHTKYKRNMIDHIVLHREERVVPIEVCRSKLSKYLQGIVFRCDKCTFTCSSDESLQQHIEKHNELRPYKCQLCYYETKHTEELDAHLRDEHKVSRNFELVGRVNLDQLEQMKEKEESSSSDEEEKEEEMSPKEEERESMRFSENGPPEKRFPCEFCGRSFSEGSEWERHVLRHGMALNETKRVIAEDGQPKESAEDDVKVPLAEEMESSTKIVVDFPHKNEPAVCIVAAADKSLQENAEAKSE
- the ZNF462 gene encoding zinc finger protein 462 isoform X3 produces the protein MEVLQCDGCDFRAPSYEDLKAHIQDVHTAFLQPTDVSEETPSQSRFSSMNSGDQAEVEYSSVKDEFAITDEMAGQNVSQLGTGNYYSHSQSYYGQHMLSKPANRFFQCKFCVRYFRSKNLLIEHTRKVHGAQAGGASPTGSPGAGSLNYNIMMHEGFGKVFSCQFCTYKSPRRARIIKHQKMYHKNSLKESSAPPAAAAAISESASTSVPVQDSCKELPAEVVERSILESMVKPLTKSRGNFCCEWCSYQTPRRERWCDHMMKKHRSMVKILSSLRQQQDGTSMQDISSKGPPSPTPNSNYIPMNASGREMPNANVSNFRGSMNNSLVRSNSSNSSKFSSVSYPHMKHKAPHNSGIVSMSDRSRYGISDMANSSADMDTNSMLNDSSSDDELNELDSENGLNSMDHQASGLTAEQLMGSEGHKLLETKGIPFRRFMNRFQCPFCPFLTMHRRSISRHIENIHLSGKTAVYKCDECPFTCKSSFKLGAHKQCHTGAASDWDAVNSQTESIASSLNESTVSYEGGNINGRKSGGMMDSMQQQQQSPQSNSQHPYKCTMCNYSTTTLKGLRVHQQHKHSFCDNLPKYEGPSSNTPQESEPDTHASPSTVKKSQTSILGLSSKNNFVAKSSRKMSNDFPLDLSPVKKRTRIDEIASNLQSKINQNKQQEDTIINVEDDEEEEEDNEVEIEVELDKEEEQAEQLMEIASFTSQQMWGRDASESQKESNYRSILHDYNSTNGAEIELTISEDEEDYYCSSVGLKDQGLNSSVLGSQSNMYGSDQNNDNSDYGDSGRLYYCKHCDFSNKSARSVSTHYQRMHPYIKFSFRYILDPNDHSAVYRCLECYIDYTNFEDLQQHYGEHHPEAMNVLNFDHSDLIYRCRFCSYTSPNVRSLMPHYQRMHPTVKINNAMIFSSYVVEQQEGLGSESQTLREILNSAPKSLATSTPVARGTSMPTSFNKNSSKGNSPESDSQKESSVNSVVVYDCDVCSFASPNMHSVLVHYQKKHPEEKASYFRIQKTMRVVSVERGSALAQMAYELGSPVSPKMPNMPSQLPPPDLTTELYYCKHCSYSNRSVVGVLVHYQKRHPEIKVTAKYIRQTPPTAAMMRSGEMPPGIHRPPGSMQQLHRGNTESTVAPSENEMFFCQHCDYGNRTVKGVLIHYQKKHRDFKANADVIRQHTATIRSLCDRGQKNSPGGLQLHTSNAEREKPKLRALKCRQCSYTSPYFYALRKHIKKDHPSLKATVTSILRWAFLDGLIEAGYHCEWCIYSHAEPSGLLVHYQRRHPEHYVDYTYMATKLWAGPDPSPPALLMPLEMKTYKCRDCIFEASSIWDITNHYQAFHPWAMNGDESVLLDIIKEKDASEKANPASNDTGVRINSEDRIAAPAPQADQDTEYAEDTNLPQDKAIQLTSANPAISSTPYQCTVCQSEYNNLHGLLTHYGKKHPGMKVKAADFAQDIDINPGAVYKCRHCPYINTRIHGVLTHYQKRHPSVKVTAEDFVHDVEQPTDMTQNDVEETSRIFKQGYGAYRCKLCPYTHGTLEKLKIHYEKYHNQPEFDVFAQSPPKLPASIEPEVVTEIKPSPEIVPEEVIGEDSVPPAHFSSSHLVSHTVFRCQLCKYFCSTRKGIARHYRIKHNNVRAQPEGKNNLFKCALCSYTNPIRKGLAAHYQKRHDIDAYYTHCLAASRTVSDKPNKVIIPSPPKEDSPQLSEELRRAVEKKKCSLCSFQSFSKKGIVSHYMKRHPGVFPKKQHASKLGGYFTAVYADEYEKQQAPAEERNDFEKPEVEAEGPEMEWLPFRCIKCFKLSFSSAELLCMHYTDHHSKDLKRDFTILGSGPRFQNPSYQCKHCDSKLHSTAELTAHLNSHNEEFQKRAKRQERRKQLLSKQKYTDGVLVDFKQERPFGNLEEVSKLKERKVVGYKCKFCVEVHPTLRAICNHLRKHVQYGNGSAVSAAVKGLRSHERSHLALAMFTREDKYSCQYCSFVSAFRHKVGGEPWPRGASCEEPGCPGASREQQRHPPQPLPAPGAIPDIQDSPTDSKGQGGPALGYSSQHEAGDASQKASTAAARLGMLGGGSLQSLDRHMQAHHGHHKPFRCKLCPFKSSYNSRLKTHLLKAHAGEHAYKCSSCSFSTMTISQLKEHSLKVHGKALTLPRPRIVSLVTSHAQHASKNHTTAEEVEDSNDSSYSEPPDVQQQLNHYQSAALARNNNNISPVPLSGADQKTEVILNCEFCEFSSGYIQSIRRHYRDKHGGKKLFKCKDCSFYTGFKSAFTMHVEAGHSAVPEEGPKDLRCPLCLYHTKYKRNMIDHIVLHREERVVPIEVCRSKLSKYLQGIVFRCDKCTFTCSSDESLQQHIEKHNELRPYKCQLCYYETKHTEELDAHLRDEHKVSRNFELVGRVNLDQLEQMKEKEESSSSDEEEKEEEMSPKEEERESMRFSENGPPEKRFPCEFCGRSFSEGSEWERHVLRHGMALNETKRVIAEDGQPKESAEDDVKVPLAEEMESSTKIVVDFPHKNEPAVCIVAAADKSLQENAEAKSE